The following coding sequences lie in one Pseudomonadota bacterium genomic window:
- a CDS encoding ubiquinone/menaquinone biosynthesis methyltransferase codes for MTARRSPLQRMFGGVPRRYDAVNRLATLGLDQRWRRLAVAEILDAAPRRVLDLCTGTGDLAVLLAGACPAEASIAAVDFSSPMLAEAVLKARARGAPSRIAFALADAASLPFPDGSFDAVGIGFGLRNLTWRNARSESHLAEILRVLRPGGRFVAAESSQPRTAVARFGFRTYMRAVVGPLCGLVAGNRGAYAYLAESAARYYSDAELEEVLVRAGFHGVRHRPVLLGAAAIHVAHKPG; via the coding sequence ATGACGGCGCGCCGCAGCCCGCTTCAGCGGATGTTCGGCGGGGTGCCGCGTCGATACGACGCGGTGAACCGGCTCGCGACGCTCGGCCTCGACCAGCGTTGGCGCAGGCTGGCGGTCGCGGAGATCCTCGACGCCGCGCCACGCCGCGTCCTCGATCTGTGCACGGGCACCGGAGATCTCGCGGTGCTGCTCGCTGGCGCGTGCCCGGCCGAGGCCTCGATCGCGGCGGTCGACTTCTCTTCGCCGATGCTCGCGGAGGCGGTCCTCAAGGCACGGGCCCGCGGCGCGCCCTCGCGGATCGCGTTCGCCCTCGCGGACGCCGCCTCGCTGCCGTTCCCGGACGGGTCGTTCGACGCCGTGGGGATCGGCTTCGGGCTGCGGAACCTGACGTGGCGCAACGCGCGATCCGAGTCGCACCTCGCCGAGATCCTCCGCGTGCTGCGCCCGGGCGGTCGCTTCGTCGCGGCCGAGTCGAGCCAGCCGCGGACGGCCGTCGCGCGCTTCGGTTTCCGCACGTACATGCGTGCCGTCGTCGGGCCGCTCTGCGGGCTCGTGGCCGGAAACCGCGGCGCGTACGCCTACCTCGCCGAGTCGGCGGCGCGGTACTACTCCGACGCGGAGCTCGAGGAGGTGCTCGTCCGGGCCGGTTTTCACGGCGTGCGGCATCGGCCCGTCCTCCTCGGCGCGGCGGCGATCCACGTCGCGCACAAGCCCGGCTAG